In Leptospira sp. WS58.C1, a single genomic region encodes these proteins:
- the pstA gene encoding phosphate ABC transporter permease PstA encodes MKWKKVRLKRKRVIRDKIYSILALGAPMLATGLILSAVLLMLGNIFYKGFSGVSWEFLTEAPRNNNLEGGIFPAIYGTVYLVFIMVLCSIPIGTATGIFLSEYTARDSRFAMTVRFAINTLAGVPSIVFGLFGVGFFIQFIGKGMDYVANNTTPVWGKPALIWAAATLAILTLPVVIISVEETMRSIPREMRESSLALGATKWQTIWKLILPNSLTGILTGAILAIGRGAGEVAPILFVGVVYSLPELPSHLSDQFMQLGYHLFVLATQSPDVDAAMPKQYATTVVLLTLTFGMSFFATFLRYRIRKSRGKTHV; translated from the coding sequence GAAAAAGAGTCATCCGAGATAAAATATATTCCATATTAGCTCTCGGAGCTCCCATGCTTGCTACGGGACTGATTCTATCAGCTGTCCTACTCATGCTCGGGAATATATTCTATAAGGGATTTTCAGGAGTCAGTTGGGAATTCCTGACCGAAGCTCCTAGGAATAATAACTTAGAAGGCGGGATCTTTCCGGCTATCTATGGAACAGTATATCTAGTTTTTATAATGGTCCTATGTAGTATTCCGATAGGAACAGCTACCGGCATCTTTCTTTCCGAATACACTGCAAGAGATTCCAGGTTCGCTATGACGGTCAGGTTTGCCATCAATACCTTGGCGGGAGTTCCTTCCATCGTATTCGGTCTGTTCGGTGTCGGTTTTTTCATCCAGTTTATCGGAAAAGGAATGGATTATGTTGCGAACAATACCACTCCTGTTTGGGGCAAACCGGCTCTAATCTGGGCTGCAGCTACACTAGCAATTCTCACCTTACCCGTAGTTATTATTTCCGTGGAAGAAACTATGAGAAGTATTCCGAGAGAAATGAGAGAGTCCAGTCTCGCGTTAGGCGCAACTAAGTGGCAGACTATCTGGAAATTGATCTTACCGAATTCTTTGACCGGGATTTTAACGGGAGCAATCCTTGCGATCGGACGAGGAGCTGGAGAAGTGGCTCCAATCCTATTCGTAGGAGTTGTGTATTCCTTGCCGGAATTACCTTCTCACCTTTCCGATCAATTTATGCAATTAGGCTACCATTTGTTCGTATTGGCGACCCAATCGCCGGACGTGGATGCTGCGATGCCGAAACAATATGCAACAACGGTCGTATTATTAACTCTTACCTTCGGGATGAGTTTTTTCGCAACATTCTTAAGATACAGAATCAGAAAATCCAGGGGCAAGACCCATGTATAA